A genomic region of Desulfomonilaceae bacterium contains the following coding sequences:
- a CDS encoding metallophosphoesterase, which translates to MEERDLQHLIDRCGKDYVSNRLQIQVEHSANVLGPGLGGFHFENLDWAFDAFGWLVKLFRAWDRGFSNIKAHKIVINRVELPGFPNAFNGFKILHLSDLHLDVFEGMGSHVGRLCSALNCDVALLTGDFRFQTHGNYYPVFKEIKALTRDLSCKYGCYGILGNHDFLEFVPKLEAHGIRMLLNESTVLEKDGVQLHIVGLDDAHFYGTHNYERGFGDVPDDATKILMIHSPETLDDAHKYGADFVLCGHTHGGQLCLPGGVPLWLNTNCQRKYCRGNWIHRGMQGYTSSGTGSSGLPIRFNCPPEIVVHFLVSSKPTS; encoded by the coding sequence ATGGAAGAGCGTGATCTTCAACATCTAATCGACCGCTGCGGGAAAGACTACGTTTCCAATAGACTTCAGATACAAGTCGAACATTCTGCAAATGTCCTTGGACCTGGTCTGGGAGGTTTCCATTTTGAGAACCTCGATTGGGCTTTTGACGCTTTTGGTTGGCTTGTTAAGCTTTTCCGGGCTTGGGATAGAGGGTTTTCAAATATAAAAGCCCACAAGATTGTTATCAACCGTGTTGAATTGCCTGGTTTTCCCAATGCCTTTAATGGGTTTAAAATACTGCACCTTTCAGACCTTCATCTCGATGTGTTTGAAGGGATGGGCTCTCATGTGGGCAGACTCTGTTCTGCGTTGAATTGCGATGTTGCATTGCTTACCGGAGACTTTAGATTTCAAACCCACGGCAACTACTATCCTGTCTTTAAAGAGATAAAAGCGCTTACCAGGGATTTGAGCTGCAAGTATGGATGCTACGGAATATTGGGAAACCATGATTTCCTCGAGTTTGTTCCCAAACTTGAGGCGCATGGAATTCGAATGCTTCTGAACGAATCAACGGTCCTCGAAAAAGATGGGGTTCAACTCCATATAGTTGGGTTGGATGACGCTCATTTTTATGGAACGCATAACTATGAAAGAGGATTCGGCGATGTGCCGGATGACGCCACAAAAATTTTGATGATTCATTCACCGGAAACGCTCGATGACGCTCATAAGTATGGCGCTGACTTCGTGCTATGCGGTCACACCCACGGTGGACAGTTATGCCTTCCCGGGGGCGTTCCTTTGTGGCTGAACACAAACTGTCAGAGAAAATATTGTCGAGGGAACTGGATCCATCGTGGCATGCAGGGTTACACATCATCGGGAACAGGTAGCTCGGGCCTCCCGATCCGGTTTAATTGTCCTCCCGAAATAGTAGTCCATTTCCTTGTATCCTCAAAACCAACCAGCTAG
- the nifU gene encoding Fe-S cluster assembly scaffold protein NifU, with product MYNEVVMDHFTNPRNVGEIPNADGVGSVGNPACGDIMEFYIKVNNNVLEDVKFKTFGCGAAIAVSSMVSELAKGKTLDEAMQITNASVIDALEGLPKKKHHCSNLGADALHRAIEDYMAKQKGNQFSKPTDSPEVCSCPVCDVSDPEEAPFCSSACERATSK from the coding sequence ATGTACAATGAAGTAGTTATGGACCATTTTACAAACCCCAGGAACGTTGGAGAGATTCCGAACGCGGACGGTGTAGGCAGTGTAGGTAATCCCGCATGTGGGGACATCATGGAGTTTTATATCAAAGTTAATAACAACGTCCTGGAAGATGTAAAATTCAAGACTTTCGGTTGCGGAGCGGCAATAGCTGTTTCCAGCATGGTGAGTGAATTAGCCAAAGGCAAGACCCTTGATGAGGCAATGCAGATAACAAACGCGTCGGTAATTGACGCGCTGGAAGGATTGCCCAAAAAGAAACACCATTGTTCCAACCTGGGAGCGGACGCGCTTCACAGGGCAATTGAGGACTACATGGCTAAACAAAAGGGAAATCAATTCAGCAAACCTACAGATAGTCCGGAAGTCTGTTCGTGCCCTGTCTGTGATGTATCTGATCCTGAAGAAGCCCCATTTTGTTCATCGGCTTGTGAACGGGCTACATCCAAATAA
- a CDS encoding sigma 54-interacting transcriptional regulator, translating into MKSTSLEPVQVSSFCNLVTDASHNGIVIIDRNGLILVYNEAARRIFGDDDRSPVGRHFSEIRPETWPDLKNILETGRPQLGKKIVFPQATIIANRSPITLHGKVEGVISVFQDISEYEAMISGLHGYKKLHRELEAIFESSFDGLYITDGKANTIRVNNAYERITGLKREDLIGRKMQDLVEEGVFDHSVTLDVLKQRGQVTIMQKIKGDKHLLVTGTPIFDDENKVALVVTNVRDITLLNNLQSQLEETRRLSSRYYQSFMEQEKFQYDLQDIVVKSASMFQTIQKAIKVAAVDSSVLLSGESGVGKSMLARIIHLISPRKEKPFIKINCGAIPDSLIESELFGYTKGAFTGAAPEGKAGLIEVAHTGTVFLDEVGELTLAMQVKLLEVIEEKMFTRLGGTRPISVDVRIIAATNHDLKELVQDGRFREDLYYRLNVIPIHIPPLRDRRDDIAALALNRLEKFNQSSSHYKRLDPAAMDRLTRYDYPGNVRELINIMERIMIMSDGHLISLSDIPEELRESASTTVDPFEEGVTLKKALEMMEGRIIEGALRKHQSLSMTARALNVHPTTLWRKMAKLGVSKNVANRK; encoded by the coding sequence ATGAAATCAACAAGCCTCGAACCTGTCCAGGTATCTTCATTTTGTAACCTTGTAACTGACGCGTCCCACAACGGAATAGTCATCATTGATCGTAACGGTCTGATATTGGTATATAATGAGGCCGCAAGGCGTATCTTTGGAGATGATGATAGGTCCCCGGTCGGACGTCATTTTTCAGAAATTCGGCCCGAGACATGGCCGGACCTGAAAAATATTTTGGAAACGGGCCGTCCTCAACTTGGGAAAAAAATAGTTTTCCCTCAAGCCACCATCATCGCTAACCGTAGTCCCATAACTCTTCACGGAAAGGTTGAAGGAGTCATAAGCGTCTTTCAGGACATTTCCGAATACGAGGCAATGATCTCGGGTCTCCATGGTTACAAGAAACTCCATCGTGAACTCGAAGCGATATTCGAATCCTCATTTGACGGTCTATACATTACTGACGGCAAAGCGAATACAATTCGAGTGAACAATGCTTACGAAAGAATAACCGGCTTAAAAAGAGAAGATCTGATTGGTCGAAAGATGCAGGATCTTGTCGAAGAGGGGGTTTTTGACCATTCCGTGACGCTGGACGTCCTGAAGCAAAGAGGCCAGGTTACGATCATGCAAAAGATCAAGGGTGACAAGCACCTGCTTGTGACTGGAACTCCAATTTTTGATGACGAAAATAAGGTTGCCCTAGTCGTAACCAATGTTCGTGACATAACGCTTTTAAATAATCTCCAATCCCAACTGGAAGAAACCCGCCGCTTGAGTTCCCGCTACTATCAGTCCTTTATGGAACAGGAAAAATTTCAGTACGACCTGCAGGACATAGTGGTTAAGAGCGCCTCTATGTTTCAAACAATACAAAAAGCAATCAAGGTCGCCGCTGTTGATTCGTCGGTGCTACTTTCCGGGGAGTCCGGCGTAGGCAAGAGCATGCTCGCCCGAATTATTCACCTTATCAGCCCGAGAAAGGAAAAGCCTTTTATAAAGATCAACTGCGGAGCCATTCCGGACTCTTTAATAGAAAGTGAGCTTTTCGGGTACACCAAGGGGGCTTTCACCGGCGCGGCCCCTGAGGGCAAGGCGGGGCTTATTGAAGTTGCCCACACTGGGACGGTATTTCTGGACGAGGTCGGTGAATTGACATTGGCGATGCAGGTGAAGCTGCTTGAGGTCATCGAGGAAAAAATGTTCACCCGTCTTGGAGGTACACGGCCGATTTCAGTGGACGTTCGCATTATTGCGGCCACCAATCACGACTTGAAGGAACTTGTTCAGGATGGGCGTTTCCGGGAAGATCTTTACTATAGACTGAATGTAATTCCCATCCATATTCCTCCATTAAGGGACCGTCGCGATGATATTGCGGCTTTGGCCCTGAACAGACTGGAGAAATTCAATCAGTCCTCCAGTCATTACAAACGCTTAGATCCCGCGGCTATGGACCGACTGACGCGCTACGACTACCCGGGAAATGTCCGTGAACTCATAAACATAATGGAACGCATAATGATAATGAGTGACGGTCACCTAATATCCCTTTCCGATATTCCGGAAGAACTCAGAGAATCCGCCTCAACAACTGTAGATCCATTTGAAGAGGGAGTGACCTTGAAGAAAGCGCTGGAAATGATGGAAGGTAGAATAATAGAAGGGGCCCTACGAAAGCACCAGAGTCTTTCCATGACTGCAAGAGCCCTCAATGTGCATCCTACAACGTTGTGGCGCAAGATGGCGAAACTTGGTGTTTCCAAGAATGTTGCAAACCGGAAATGA
- a CDS encoding aminotransferase class V-fold PLP-dependent enzyme — MRIINMDHVAASPILPEVVDAMLPFLKEKYGNPSSMHSMGEEVTDAMDEAREKIAALINAKSQEVYFTSGGTEANNWALKGGLFANRAKGNHLITSSIEHFSIMHAIKALEKMGIEVTRLPVDNYGSVDPDDVRKAITPSTALISIMHANNEIGTIEPIAEIGKIAKEHNVPFHTDAVATVGIIPVDVQNLNVDMLSLASNPFYGPHGVGALFVRKGTKISPLLDGGIQEGGYRAGTENVLGIIGMGKAAGIAIDKIQDRSNHVTPLRDRLIREIPAIIEEVGQVGHPTNRLPGNASLTVRYVEGESMLLFLDMEGVKIASGSACISRSLKVSHVMLAMGIDAGTAQGSLLFTLGADNTNEDVDDVVRILPPIVQRLRDMSPLYKKTGRIKAAS, encoded by the coding sequence ATGAGAATTATTAACATGGATCACGTCGCCGCTTCTCCGATACTCCCGGAAGTAGTAGACGCTATGTTGCCGTTTCTAAAAGAAAAATACGGTAATCCATCAAGCATGCATAGCATGGGTGAGGAAGTTACCGATGCGATGGATGAGGCACGAGAAAAAATTGCAGCGCTAATAAACGCCAAATCCCAGGAAGTATATTTTACTTCCGGAGGAACGGAAGCCAACAATTGGGCCCTAAAAGGAGGTTTGTTCGCAAACCGCGCGAAGGGTAACCATCTGATAACCTCCTCCATAGAGCATTTTTCAATAATGCACGCCATCAAAGCCTTGGAAAAGATGGGAATCGAGGTCACAAGATTGCCGGTGGATAATTACGGATCAGTAGACCCTGACGATGTCCGGAAAGCGATCACTCCTTCAACAGCGCTCATTTCCATCATGCACGCCAACAACGAAATAGGAACAATTGAACCTATAGCTGAGATCGGCAAGATTGCGAAAGAACATAATGTGCCGTTTCATACCGACGCTGTCGCCACTGTCGGTATAATACCCGTTGACGTCCAGAACCTCAATGTGGACATGCTATCCCTTGCATCCAACCCCTTTTACGGACCTCATGGGGTGGGGGCGCTTTTTGTGCGCAAAGGAACAAAGATCTCTCCCTTACTTGACGGGGGAATTCAGGAAGGTGGCTACAGAGCAGGAACAGAGAATGTGCTCGGCATAATAGGAATGGGGAAAGCAGCGGGAATCGCTATTGATAAAATTCAGGATCGAAGTAATCATGTAACACCCCTACGAGATCGTTTGATCAGGGAAATACCAGCCATAATAGAAGAGGTGGGTCAGGTCGGACATCCCACCAACAGATTACCAGGTAACGCCAGCCTAACAGTAAGATACGTTGAAGGGGAGTCCATGTTGCTGTTTCTTGATATGGAAGGAGTCAAGATAGCAAGTGGTTCCGCATGTATATCCAGATCACTTAAAGTCTCGCACGTAATGTTGGCCATGGGAATCGACGCAGGTACCGCTCAAGGCTCTCTTCTTTTTACTCTTGGCGCAGACAACACTAATGAAGACGTGGATGACGTAGTTCGAATTCTTCCCCCGATTGTTCAGAGATTAAGAGATATGTCGCCATTATATAAGAAAACAGGCAGGATCAAGGCTGCTAGTTGA
- a CDS encoding FAD-binding oxidoreductase, translating to MPNPFFQEMTRLGIHIQSAGFEDYLRDESRFTGHADALIRASNISDVALVMKACNDTGTPVTVVSGKTSLTGAPVPLGGVILDVKKLNWMSRDEPNKVGPGAVLKEYKEFVDSLGLFYPPDPTSESTCTIGGNVACNASGALSYLYGPTRDYVQGLKIVLPTGAILNLDRERVFAKNGMFRIPKDLMDPSPNDDLVVPAPSWKASPWKVLKNSAGFYSADSMDLVDLFIGSEGILGVFAQITTKLLKRRSPFFSLIIYLPDEETAVRFVHVLNLLRVLNSPFPEDSLSECKSQQITHEHWFKELDCSRFRLILPSCMEWFGNSTAELLPEDHKKYLKNSYGAIFVEQEYENEEEMGESASQWVELIDYFNQLLGNGIKKIQTQVAIDVRGSRAFRLLRQSIPEKLNELIHPGFVKIGSDFSVPSESLKQLLDVYDEKLPHCISYVFGHIGNSHLHANILPQTDEDEKTAQRTMDEIAGEVVSMGGSIAGEHGIGKIKSKYLEMALGEEAVRQMKRIKRSLDPRNILNCHTLLSDLNS from the coding sequence ATGCCAAATCCATTTTTTCAGGAAATGACAAGACTTGGAATCCATATTCAAAGCGCTGGATTCGAAGACTATCTCAGGGACGAATCCAGGTTTACCGGCCACGCTGACGCCTTGATCAGAGCGTCAAACATTTCTGACGTAGCTCTAGTCATGAAGGCATGTAACGACACAGGGACTCCTGTCACGGTCGTTTCAGGAAAAACCTCTCTTACTGGGGCTCCGGTCCCTCTTGGCGGCGTAATACTAGACGTAAAAAAACTAAACTGGATGAGCCGGGACGAGCCGAACAAGGTTGGACCAGGGGCTGTGTTGAAAGAATACAAGGAATTCGTCGATTCGTTGGGTTTATTCTACCCCCCTGATCCTACATCCGAAAGCACGTGCACCATAGGTGGGAACGTAGCCTGTAACGCTTCCGGAGCATTGAGTTATCTCTATGGACCAACTCGTGATTATGTTCAGGGCCTAAAGATTGTCTTACCTACCGGCGCCATTCTGAATCTCGATCGCGAACGAGTTTTCGCCAAAAATGGGATGTTTAGAATCCCAAAGGATCTAATGGATCCAAGTCCTAATGACGACCTGGTAGTTCCGGCTCCATCATGGAAAGCTTCACCGTGGAAGGTTTTAAAAAATTCAGCCGGGTTTTATTCAGCGGACAGCATGGATCTCGTAGATTTGTTCATCGGATCTGAAGGAATACTCGGAGTCTTTGCGCAAATAACTACCAAACTGCTCAAGAGGAGAAGTCCTTTTTTCTCTTTGATCATTTATCTGCCTGATGAGGAAACAGCCGTCCGTTTTGTCCATGTCTTGAATTTGCTGAGGGTTTTAAATTCACCTTTTCCCGAGGATAGCCTCAGCGAATGCAAAAGCCAACAAATTACTCACGAACATTGGTTTAAGGAACTGGATTGTTCAAGATTCCGTTTGATACTACCGTCCTGCATGGAATGGTTCGGGAATTCGACTGCAGAGCTATTGCCGGAAGACCACAAGAAATACCTGAAAAATTCTTATGGAGCGATCTTTGTTGAACAGGAATACGAGAATGAGGAGGAGATGGGCGAGAGCGCATCCCAGTGGGTTGAACTCATAGATTATTTCAATCAATTGCTCGGTAATGGGATAAAAAAGATTCAAACCCAGGTGGCGATTGATGTTAGGGGATCCAGAGCCTTCAGGCTGTTGCGCCAATCTATTCCAGAAAAGTTAAATGAGCTTATACATCCAGGTTTTGTAAAGATAGGGTCTGACTTCTCCGTGCCATCAGAAAGCCTCAAGCAGCTTCTGGACGTGTATGACGAGAAGCTTCCACACTGTATTTCGTATGTCTTTGGCCACATCGGGAACAGTCACCTACACGCCAACATCTTGCCGCAAACAGATGAGGATGAGAAAACAGCGCAGCGGACAATGGATGAAATTGCCGGGGAAGTCGTTTCAATGGGCGGAAGCATAGCGGGCGAGCACGGGATCGGGAAAATCAAGAGTAAATACCTCGAAATGGCGTTAGGCGAGGAAGCGGTCAGGCAGATGAAAAGAATAAAGAGATCTCTTGACCCGCGCAACATACTGAATTGTCATACACTTCTGAGCGATTTGAATTCGTGA
- a CDS encoding enoyl-CoA hydratase-related protein, with protein sequence MDQQTETKKDLVTYHREGVLGFITLNRPEKRNAMNLSLWESLATAIAKAEADLEVRVILVKGQGKSFCAGLDLSPENDLIPMITGNPSAQQKVTFYKVVRRIQDYHTRLERLSQPTIACLHGHCLGAGLELALCCDFRVCSSETIFGLPEATLAIITDVGGLQRLPKVVGQGHAREIAFRGNRFDSQHARDINLVNHVYQDQTIMEAEAMKIAEEIASNPPLAVQGAKDVFLYNQHVPIDQALDFNAARSSMIMPSEDIFEAFAAYMQKRKGTFKGA encoded by the coding sequence ATGGATCAACAAACAGAAACAAAAAAAGACCTCGTTACTTATCATAGAGAAGGGGTCCTTGGTTTTATTACTCTTAACCGGCCCGAAAAACGCAACGCGATGAATTTGAGTCTTTGGGAATCGCTTGCTACGGCAATAGCTAAGGCTGAAGCTGACCTGGAGGTTAGGGTCATATTGGTTAAGGGTCAAGGAAAGTCTTTTTGCGCTGGGCTTGACCTGAGTCCGGAAAATGATCTGATTCCAATGATAACAGGCAACCCATCGGCACAGCAGAAAGTGACTTTCTACAAGGTAGTAAGAAGAATCCAGGACTATCACACAAGATTGGAGCGACTGTCCCAACCAACGATTGCCTGTCTTCACGGGCACTGCCTCGGAGCTGGTCTGGAACTTGCCCTATGTTGCGACTTCAGGGTCTGCTCGTCTGAAACGATTTTTGGCCTACCTGAAGCTACCCTGGCTATAATAACAGACGTGGGGGGCCTGCAGCGATTGCCCAAAGTAGTCGGCCAGGGTCATGCCAGAGAAATAGCCTTTCGTGGAAACAGGTTTGACTCTCAGCACGCTCGTGATATCAACCTTGTTAATCATGTCTATCAGGACCAGACGATCATGGAGGCCGAGGCCATGAAAATCGCTGAAGAGATTGCAAGCAACCCTCCCTTGGCGGTTCAGGGCGCAAAAGATGTTTTTCTGTATAACCAGCACGTCCCAATTGACCAGGCGCTTGATTTCAACGCTGCTCGATCATCAATGATAATGCCTTCTGAAGATATCTTTGAGGCTTTCGCCGCATATATGCAGAAGAGAAAAGGAACTTTCAAAGGGGCTTGA
- a CDS encoding helix-turn-helix domain-containing protein gives MREQTKCQFAFNLKKALWKDTDLYTGSRAIDVHIQHLRAKIEDNPSDPELIVTVQGVGYMLESN, from the coding sequence CTGAGAGAACAAACAAAATGCCAATTCGCCTTCAACCTAAAGAAAGCGCTTTGGAAAGATACCGACCTTTACACCGGGAGTCGCGCTATTGATGTCCACATTCAACATCTAAGAGCCAAGATAGAAGATAATCCATCGGATCCAGAGCTTATAGTCACCGTCCAGGGTGTCGGCTATATGCTCGAATCTAATTGA
- a CDS encoding FAD-dependent oxidoreductase, translating into MITKLFEPIKIGPVELKNRVVMTAMHLNYTPNGLVSDQFINFYSARARGGTGLIIVGGAEINDQAAGIDLMLGIKDDSFVPGLKRFTDKIHEDGAKVAVQLYMAGAYSFCSLKGLPLLAPSEYTSYFTRQKTKAMTIEDIRRVQDDFVKAAKRAEKAGFDAVEVLASAGYLICQFLSPKTNKREDEYGGPLENRMRFGLETISAVRDAVGKHTALIVRVAGNDFVPGSHTNKESRIFAAEAEKAGADCINVTGGWHESRVPQITMDLPQAGFVYLAAGIKETVTVPVVGCNRINDPFVAEEVLKEGVADLVGVARGLIADPEFVNKTRQGKTAEIRRCIACNQRCFDHVFLLQPVGCLVNPRAGKEASTEYGPAAAKKKILVAGAGPAGCEFAVTAAERGHNVILLDKEPEIGGQVRWAAEPTGKHDFHYLFDYYTALLPKYGVDVRLNTEVTPELVLKEKPDIVVVATGAVPFKPPIEAVQAPNVYQAWDALSGNCQTGKDVTIVGGGSVGLETAIYLATKGTISPEQLYFLTLHNAETTETLRELMVKGIKNVTVIEMARKMGQDVGASTRWVLMKELEMRGIRLITQAKMKDIGENFVVYTDADGNDVTIKSDSVVLAMGSRPENSLAKTLEEAGFNVKIIGDAKRCGKIGNALDDGFALACEI; encoded by the coding sequence TTGATAACCAAACTTTTTGAGCCGATTAAAATTGGACCGGTTGAACTCAAAAATCGAGTCGTAATGACCGCTATGCACCTAAATTATACCCCTAATGGCCTCGTGAGTGATCAGTTCATAAATTTTTACTCAGCAAGAGCGAGAGGTGGCACAGGGCTGATAATAGTGGGTGGAGCTGAGATTAACGATCAGGCGGCCGGAATTGATCTCATGCTTGGAATCAAGGATGATTCATTTGTGCCTGGATTGAAACGTTTTACAGACAAGATTCATGAAGACGGAGCAAAGGTAGCTGTTCAACTGTATATGGCCGGAGCCTACTCATTCTGTAGCCTTAAAGGATTGCCTCTGCTGGCCCCATCTGAATATACGAGCTATTTCACGCGTCAGAAAACCAAGGCCATGACTATTGAGGATATTCGCAGAGTTCAGGACGATTTCGTTAAAGCCGCGAAAAGGGCCGAAAAGGCCGGATTTGACGCCGTTGAGGTCCTTGCGTCAGCCGGATATTTAATCTGTCAGTTTCTGTCTCCAAAGACAAACAAGCGCGAAGATGAATACGGGGGACCACTAGAGAATAGAATGCGGTTCGGTTTGGAAACCATTTCCGCTGTCCGCGACGCCGTGGGAAAGCATACCGCCCTGATAGTCAGAGTCGCAGGCAATGACTTTGTTCCAGGCAGCCACACCAACAAAGAATCCAGAATATTTGCAGCGGAGGCTGAAAAGGCAGGGGCCGACTGCATAAATGTAACCGGTGGATGGCATGAGAGCCGGGTACCCCAGATCACCATGGATCTGCCACAAGCGGGCTTTGTATATCTGGCGGCCGGAATTAAAGAGACAGTTACTGTGCCGGTGGTCGGCTGCAACCGCATCAATGATCCTTTTGTAGCCGAAGAAGTTTTGAAGGAAGGTGTGGCTGATCTTGTGGGCGTAGCCCGCGGTTTGATTGCGGACCCTGAATTTGTGAATAAAACCAGACAGGGGAAAACCGCTGAGATCAGACGCTGTATCGCCTGCAATCAAAGATGTTTTGATCATGTGTTCCTACTCCAGCCGGTCGGCTGCCTGGTAAATCCTCGAGCAGGTAAAGAAGCTTCCACTGAATATGGACCGGCGGCCGCCAAGAAAAAAATATTGGTAGCCGGAGCTGGTCCCGCTGGTTGTGAGTTTGCCGTAACCGCTGCTGAAAGAGGACATAACGTAATATTGCTTGATAAAGAACCGGAAATAGGCGGCCAGGTCAGATGGGCGGCTGAACCAACAGGAAAACACGATTTCCATTATCTTTTTGATTATTATACGGCGCTTCTCCCGAAATATGGTGTGGACGTACGGCTGAACACCGAGGTCACACCTGAACTGGTTTTAAAAGAAAAACCGGACATCGTGGTGGTTGCCACAGGAGCTGTCCCCTTCAAACCACCGATCGAGGCTGTTCAAGCGCCAAATGTTTATCAGGCTTGGGATGCGCTTAGTGGTAATTGTCAAACAGGCAAGGATGTGACGATTGTCGGTGGTGGTTCGGTGGGTTTGGAGACTGCTATCTACCTTGCCACAAAAGGCACAATATCGCCGGAACAATTATATTTTCTAACGCTACACAACGCAGAGACCACTGAGACCCTTAGAGAACTGATGGTGAAGGGGATTAAGAACGTCACGGTTATAGAGATGGCCCGTAAGATGGGCCAGGATGTCGGCGCTTCTACTCGGTGGGTACTAATGAAAGAGCTTGAGATGAGAGGCATCAGGCTAATCACCCAGGCGAAGATGAAGGATATTGGAGAAAATTTTGTAGTTTACACGGACGCTGACGGAAACGATGTGACCATAAAGAGCGATTCCGTTGTCCTGGCCATGGGTTCCAGACCCGAAAACTCCCTGGCTAAGACCTTGGAAGAAGCTGGCTTCAACGTGAAGATAATTGGGGACGCGAAAAGATGTGGCAAGATTGGTAACGCTTTGGATGATGGGTTCGCGTTGGCGTGTGAAATTTAG
- a CDS encoding ABC transporter substrate-binding protein has product MLKRKYFSLILLLLSVLLVLPLSVDAQDKIIKIGALYPMTGRAGLYGLDSVDAAEMAIEEINSKGGVNGYKIEFVNTDSKAKPDYSVMVAKRYITQDKTHFLFGVVSSAVGLAVTEVSKQYKKIFIGTDHASTQLTTDKLQPYYFRVSNNTFQSMAAGALYLQELQKTKPWQTIAYIGPDYAYGHDQWDELKYNLDRFGVKYKAVGEYWPKLFAPDYTAFITSIINDKPDILVAGFWGGDTVAFIKQAQPYGLFKKMLYFHPDAGGNYELMAAMGADLPQGLVLSARHHNNWPDTELNREYVKKFFQRTGRYPTYAAEGAYAGIYAIAEAVKKVGNPDDTEALVKALEGLKIKLPEDPEGFTSYIDPATHQVVQVQAIGVTMPNDKFPPAKLMLGDWKVYKAEDLLPPKEYIEKLKKK; this is encoded by the coding sequence ATGCTTAAGCGCAAATATTTTTCACTGATACTGCTGCTGTTGTCGGTATTGTTAGTGCTGCCGCTCTCCGTGGACGCACAGGACAAGATTATCAAAATAGGCGCATTGTACCCCATGACCGGTAGAGCCGGCCTATATGGTCTGGATTCGGTCGACGCTGCGGAAATGGCCATTGAAGAAATTAACTCCAAAGGCGGAGTAAATGGGTACAAGATCGAGTTCGTAAACACTGACAGCAAGGCCAAACCCGATTATTCGGTAATGGTCGCCAAACGTTACATCACTCAGGACAAGACGCATTTTCTCTTTGGTGTAGTCAGTTCCGCTGTTGGCTTGGCCGTTACGGAAGTATCCAAGCAATATAAGAAGATATTTATTGGAACGGATCATGCCTCAACCCAGCTCACTACAGATAAATTACAGCCATACTATTTTAGAGTGTCTAACAACACTTTCCAATCCATGGCGGCCGGGGCGCTTTATCTTCAGGAACTGCAGAAAACAAAGCCATGGCAGACCATCGCATACATTGGTCCCGACTATGCGTATGGTCACGATCAGTGGGACGAACTGAAATATAACCTGGACCGTTTTGGCGTAAAGTATAAAGCTGTGGGTGAGTACTGGCCGAAACTTTTCGCTCCAGACTACACAGCCTTTATCACGTCAATTATAAACGATAAACCTGACATTTTGGTGGCAGGTTTTTGGGGCGGAGATACCGTCGCTTTTATCAAGCAGGCCCAGCCTTATGGACTGTTCAAAAAAATGCTTTATTTTCATCCGGACGCGGGCGGAAACTACGAACTTATGGCCGCAATGGGCGCCGACCTACCCCAGGGACTCGTGCTCAGCGCCCGGCATCACAACAATTGGCCCGACACAGAGCTTAACAGGGAATACGTGAAGAAGTTCTTTCAACGGACGGGTCGCTACCCAACCTATGCGGCTGAGGGCGCATATGCTGGAATATATGCTATTGCGGAGGCTGTGAAGAAGGTCGGTAACCCTGATGACACCGAAGCCCTTGTAAAGGCGCTCGAAGGATTGAAAATTAAACTGCCTGAAGATCCGGAAGGTTTTACTTCCTACATTGACCCTGCGACACACCAGGTTGTCCAAGTACAAGCAATTGGCGTCACTATGCCGAATGACAAGTTTCCTCCAGCCAAACTCATGCTGGGAGACTGGAAGGTTTACAAAGCTGAAGATCTCCTTCCTCCGAAGGAATATATCGAGAAACTGAAAAAGAAATAG